The sequence below is a genomic window from Dyadobacter chenwenxiniae.
ACTTTGAAATACAAATCCAATATTGCCCTTGCGGATCTGCGCACGTTGCCTTTCTGACATTTTAGCCACCTCCGTGCCGTAAAATTCATAAGAGCCTTCACTGGGGTTGTCCAACAGACCGAGGATGTTCAATAATGTAGATTTTCCACAACCGGATGGTCCCATGATGGCGACAAACTCGCCGTCTTTTACATCCATGTCAATGCCATTCAGGGCGGTGGTTTCCACTTCCTCAGTAGAAAAGATCTTATGAAGGTTGCTAATTTTAATCATGTTGTTATTGGCTATCGGCTTTCAGCGGTCGGCTGTCAGCCATTTGGTTATGATTGATTGTTTAATTGATTGAGAGAGGTTGTTTGACTGTCAGCCATCGGCTATCGATTGCTGACAGCCGACAGCTGATGGCCGATTGCCGACGGCCTCCTAGAATTCCAGCACTTCATTGTCCCCAAAGTTCTCGTATGAGCTGGTGATTACTTTTTCACCCGGCTGCAAGCCTTCCAGCACTTCAAAATATTCGGGGTTTTTACGACCTAATGTGATTTTTCGTTTTGCGGCACGCTTGCCGTCGTCGCCTACCACATACACCCAGTTTCCGCCGGTTTCGGAGAAAAAGCCACCCACAGGAAGCAATGTTGCTTGTGACGGCTGACCCAATTGCAGACGGATTGGAGCAGACTGTCCCCTTTTAATCAATTCAGGAGCACCTTTGTCAAATTGCATATCAACTTCAAATCTTCCGCTCAAAACCTCGGGATATATCTTAATGATCTTCAACCCGTAATCTTTCCCGTTGAATTCCATTGAACCTTGTAATCCTGCAAAAATCCGTGAAATGTAATGCTCATCCACGCTTACCCGCATTTTGAAACCGTTCAGGTCATCGATTTGTCCAATGTTCTGGCCTTGGTTAATATTAGACCCAACTTCTACATTCATTGAAGAAAGCAAGCCGGAAACAGGCGCCTTAACCGAAAGATTTTCAAGCGTTTGTCTCCATAGGTTTACGTTTTTCTGCGTGCTGGCCAATGTTCCTTCCAGCTGTGAGATCTGCATTTTGGAGTTTTCTTCCTGATATTTTTGTGATTCAACTTCAATGTCACGCTGCTTGGTCAGGCGCTCAAATTCTCTTTTTGTTTTTAGATAATCGGCATCGGGAATCACCTTATCCTTATAAAGCTTGGTATTACGATCGTGCGCATCCTTGGCCTGATCGATTTGAAAATCAAGTTCGCTTAATGTCTTTTGAAGATTAAACCGTGCAATACGCAAGCTCTGACGTGTATTTTGAAGATCATTCACCAGTCGGCTCGCCTCCGTTTCTGATTGAAGGAAGCTCAGTTTCAGGTTTTGGTTTTCGAGTCGTAGAAGCACATCGCCTTGTTTTACCATGTTACCGCCTTCAATGAGTTTCTCCGTAACATATCCACCTACAATCGCATCCAGCTGGATTGTTTTCAGTGGCTGCACAACCCCGGTAACCACAATGAACTCGTCGAATTTGCCTTGCTTCACGGTGGAAACCGTTAGCTTATCCTGCTCAACATTCAGTTTGCTACGCTTATCTGCAAAGAAGAATTGATATACTAAAAATGCGACCAGCAATGTGCTTCCGGCGATGATTCCGATGCGTTGTGTGGTCCAGAATTTCTTTGGTTTAAGTTTGTCCATTGTCGAGCCCCCGGTGAAACCGTTGTTACTGGTGCTGGATGAGTTAGGTGTTTTGACTTCCATTATATTGTTGGTGATTGGATTCGCTGTTAAACTTTGATCTTTACTATCCAATCCCTATGCCAAAGAAGACAAAGCCCTACAAAAACCTTAATATCAGCGTTTTAAACATATTTAAAACCGTTTTAAATGTCCGATAACGGACAATTTTGTTCGGGTGCGGACAAGCATTTTTAGCGCCTTTCTGGGTAAAATAGTGACTTTTTCGCTTGTTATAAAATTAAATTTCGAATTGCATCTGCTATCTTACCGAACAATTGCCAATAAAGGGAAATATCCCTTAGGAACCCCAAACCAGCCATGCAACTCTCTGAAGCAAAAATCCTGATCATCGATGACGATGTGGACGTATTAAGTGCGGCCAAACTTCTTTTGAAACGCCACGCCAAAACGGTAGACATTGAAAAAAATCCCCAAAAACTGCCATTTCTCGTAACCAACGGCGATTATAACCTGATCCTGCTGGACATGAATTTCACGCGTGACGTGAACAGCGGCCGGGAAGGCTTTCACTGGCTGGATCGCATTCTGGATATTAAGCCTGCTTCCAAAGTGATCATGATCACGGCTTACGGAGACATTGAAATGGCCATCAGGGCTATTAAAGCGGGTGCGACGGATTTTGTCTTAAAGCCTTGGGAAAATGATAAGTTATTGGCCACGATAAGCGGTGCAATTGAAGGGGGAAATGAAAAAATACTGGTTGTTGCGGAAGAGAAAAGCAAGGATGACGGCAAGAAAGGCAAGTCGGCCGGAGAGGACATTGTTGCTTCCAGCGAATCCATGAAACAAGTGCTGGCCACTGCCGAACGCGTTGCAGGCACGGATGCCAATGTGCTGATCCTAGGAGAAAACGGAACCGGTAAAACGCAGTTAGCGAAGCACATACACCAGCATTCCAAACGGGCGGATAAGCCTTTTGTGGTTGTGGACCTCGGCGCATTGAGCGAAAGCTTGTTCGAAAGCGAGCTTTTTGGTCATGTTAAGGGTGCATTTACGGATGCTAAGGAAGACCGTGCAGGCAGATTTGAAGAAGCAAAAGGAGGGACCATTTTCCTGGATGAGATCGGGAACCTGACCCTTTCACTGCAAGCTAAGCTGCTCACCGTCATTCAGGAGCGCCGCGTAACGCGTGTGGGCTCCAACAAGCCCATTGCGCTGGATGTCCGGCTCCTTTGCGCGACGAATATGAACATTGAAAAAATGGTGACCGAAAAAACCTTTCGCCAGGATTTGCTTTACAGGATCAACACCATTGAACTGGACCTGCCGCCACTGCGCGAGCGCCCGGAAGACATCAGTGCCCTTGCAGAATATTATCTCAAGCTTTACGGCAAAAAATACAACCGCCCCGTAAACGACATCAGCAGCGCATTGATCAAGAAAATGCAGCAATATAACTGGCCGGGTAACATCCGAGAATTGCAGCACGCCATTGAACGCGCCGTGATCCTTTCGCAGGAAAAAACATTGCAGCCTGATGACTTATTCCTGAAAAGCTCAGGCGGCCAGCCGACTACGGCCACGGGCTTTGACCTGGAAGATATGGAGAAGACATTGATCGTAAAGGCGATGAAACGTTTTAACGGAAATATCACAGATGCAGCCCGTGAACTTGGTCTGAGCCGTGCCGCACTTTACAGGAGAATGGAGAAGTATGGCCTCTGATTGGCATGTTTTTTGGGTCATATCGAATAAAGTCTCTTAGCTCAATATCAATTTATTCATATAATGACCAAATATTTTTCGCTATTCTCCCTGCTGTTCTGCTGCCATTTAACCTTTGCACAAAATAGTAAAATCACTGCCGTTCCGCTTAAAAATGTAAAAACCAAACAA
It includes:
- a CDS encoding efflux RND transporter periplasmic adaptor subunit, whose amino-acid sequence is MDKLKPKKFWTTQRIGIIAGSTLLVAFLVYQFFFADKRSKLNVEQDKLTVSTVKQGKFDEFIVVTGVVQPLKTIQLDAIVGGYVTEKLIEGGNMVKQGDVLLRLENQNLKLSFLQSETEASRLVNDLQNTRQSLRIARFNLQKTLSELDFQIDQAKDAHDRNTKLYKDKVIPDADYLKTKREFERLTKQRDIEVESQKYQEENSKMQISQLEGTLASTQKNVNLWRQTLENLSVKAPVSGLLSSMNVEVGSNINQGQNIGQIDDLNGFKMRVSVDEHYISRIFAGLQGSMEFNGKDYGLKIIKIYPEVLSGRFEVDMQFDKGAPELIKRGQSAPIRLQLGQPSQATLLPVGGFFSETGGNWVYVVGDDGKRAAKRKITLGRKNPEYFEVLEGLQPGEKVITSSYENFGDNEVLEF
- a CDS encoding sigma-54-dependent transcriptional regulator; this translates as MQLSEAKILIIDDDVDVLSAAKLLLKRHAKTVDIEKNPQKLPFLVTNGDYNLILLDMNFTRDVNSGREGFHWLDRILDIKPASKVIMITAYGDIEMAIRAIKAGATDFVLKPWENDKLLATISGAIEGGNEKILVVAEEKSKDDGKKGKSAGEDIVASSESMKQVLATAERVAGTDANVLILGENGTGKTQLAKHIHQHSKRADKPFVVVDLGALSESLFESELFGHVKGAFTDAKEDRAGRFEEAKGGTIFLDEIGNLTLSLQAKLLTVIQERRVTRVGSNKPIALDVRLLCATNMNIEKMVTEKTFRQDLLYRINTIELDLPPLRERPEDISALAEYYLKLYGKKYNRPVNDISSALIKKMQQYNWPGNIRELQHAIERAVILSQEKTLQPDDLFLKSSGGQPTTATGFDLEDMEKTLIVKAMKRFNGNITDAARELGLSRAALYRRMEKYGL